One region of Azoarcus sp. CIB genomic DNA includes:
- a CDS encoding ABC transporter ATP-binding protein: MDRSGIEFSVPVMQVSGLSKSVEQADGQGTLKILQEVTFNVAAGESVAIVGASGSGKSTLLGLLAGLDVPSSGGVHILGRDLFALGEDDRAALRGESIGFVFQAFQLLPALTALENVMLPLELAGARDAAATARQWLERVGLGSRLRHYPKHLSGGEQQRVALARAFAPDPRLLLADEPTGNLDAVTGEAVIELMFALNRESGTTLILVTHDESLAARCDRVLHMQAGRLVEPAALRPA, translated from the coding sequence ATGGATCGCAGCGGCATTGAGTTCTCCGTTCCGGTGATGCAAGTCTCGGGGCTGTCGAAGAGCGTCGAGCAGGCCGACGGCCAAGGCACGCTCAAGATTCTGCAGGAAGTCACGTTCAACGTCGCGGCCGGCGAGTCGGTCGCGATCGTCGGCGCCTCCGGCTCGGGCAAATCGACCCTGCTCGGATTGCTCGCCGGGTTGGATGTTCCGAGCAGCGGCGGCGTGCATATTCTCGGCCGGGATCTGTTCGCGCTCGGCGAGGACGACCGTGCAGCCCTGCGCGGCGAGTCGATCGGCTTCGTGTTCCAGGCCTTCCAGCTGCTGCCGGCACTCACCGCGCTCGAGAACGTCATGCTCCCGCTGGAACTCGCCGGCGCCCGCGATGCAGCGGCCACGGCAAGGCAGTGGCTCGAGCGCGTGGGCCTCGGCAGCCGCCTGCGACATTACCCCAAGCATCTTTCCGGCGGCGAACAGCAGCGCGTCGCGCTGGCGCGCGCCTTCGCGCCCGATCCGCGCCTGCTCCTCGCCGACGAGCCCACCGGCAACCTCGACGCGGTGACCGGCGAGGCGGTGATCGAGCTGATGTTCGCGCTGAACCGGGAGTCCGGCACTACGCTGATCCTCGTCACGCACGACGAGTCGCTCGCAGCGCGCTGCGACCGCGTGCTGCACATGCAGGCGGGACGCCTCGTCGAGCCCGCGGCGCTGCGGCCCGCCTGA
- a CDS encoding GGDEF domain-containing protein, whose protein sequence is MKPSRLSLHNRLLLVALLPAALLATLVTALVLYRGAQTLDRRLHDHGNAIVSFLAPAAEYGVISGNRATLQSLLQAATAQPEVSAAAVYDDRGALLVSRGRISVLEPEVLRKVQDGAIPHAAPDMLAVIAPIKSGGIDIDDELVDGWQVGAAQQGMPTIGWVHVDLDTRPSSREKSLIIWTSFGILAAGLLLTALIAVRLARSVSRPVARLVKGVGQMAAGTLDVEIPEHATSHELSALEHGFNTMARAISENHRTLQSRIDDATALLAYQAQHDPLTGLPNRRVFEQKLDECVVASRRAGDHGALCFIDLDRFKIVNDTCGHAAGDDLLMRIALLIQQRVREQDIICRIGGDEFALILRGCSPSDALHIADELRDSISSFNFEWQGHNFSIGASIGMAHIDGSCIDPSEILIAADAACYDAKRNGRNRVVRYPLESERQDSPALEGPDNAQTV, encoded by the coding sequence TTGAAACCGAGCCGCCTTTCCCTGCACAACCGCCTGCTGCTGGTCGCCCTGCTGCCAGCGGCGCTGCTCGCCACGCTGGTGACTGCACTGGTGCTGTATCGTGGCGCGCAGACGCTGGACCGGAGGCTGCACGACCACGGCAATGCGATCGTCAGCTTCCTCGCACCCGCAGCAGAATACGGTGTCATCTCCGGCAATCGCGCCACCCTGCAGTCCTTGCTGCAGGCGGCGACGGCGCAGCCTGAAGTAAGCGCCGCCGCGGTATATGACGACCGCGGCGCGTTGCTCGTCAGCCGGGGGCGCATCAGCGTGCTCGAACCCGAGGTGCTGCGCAAGGTCCAGGACGGGGCGATTCCGCACGCAGCCCCGGACATGCTTGCGGTGATCGCACCGATCAAGTCGGGCGGCATCGACATCGACGACGAACTTGTCGACGGCTGGCAGGTGGGCGCCGCCCAACAGGGAATGCCTACGATCGGCTGGGTTCATGTCGATCTCGACACCCGTCCGTCCTCGCGGGAGAAGTCGCTGATCATCTGGACCTCGTTCGGGATCCTCGCCGCCGGCCTGCTGCTCACCGCCTTGATCGCCGTCAGGCTGGCACGTTCGGTGTCGCGTCCGGTGGCGCGCCTGGTCAAGGGGGTCGGGCAGATGGCGGCCGGAACGCTCGACGTGGAGATTCCCGAGCACGCTACCAGCCACGAACTGTCCGCGCTGGAACACGGCTTCAACACGATGGCGCGGGCGATCTCCGAGAACCATCGCACACTGCAGTCGCGCATCGACGATGCCACGGCGCTCCTCGCATACCAGGCGCAGCACGATCCACTGACCGGTCTGCCGAACCGCCGTGTGTTCGAACAGAAGCTCGACGAATGCGTCGTGGCATCCCGCCGGGCGGGTGATCACGGGGCGCTGTGCTTCATCGACCTCGACCGCTTCAAGATCGTGAACGACACGTGCGGCCATGCTGCCGGCGACGACCTGCTGATGCGCATCGCGCTCCTGATCCAGCAGCGCGTGCGCGAACAGGACATCATCTGCCGCATCGGCGGCGACGAGTTCGCGCTGATCCTGCGCGGCTGCAGCCCGTCCGATGCGCTCCACATCGCCGACGAATTGCGCGACAGCATCTCCTCGTTCAACTTCGAGTGGCAGGGGCACAATTTCTCGATCGGCGCCAGCATCGGGATGGCCCATATCGACGGTAGCTGCATCGATCCGTCGGAGATCCTCATCGCGGCCGACGCGGCGTGCTACGACGCCAAGCGCAACGGCCGCAATCGCGTCGTGCGGTATCCGCTGGAATCGGAACGCCAGGACTCACCCGCGCTTGAAGGGCCTGACAACGCGCAGACGGTCTGA
- a CDS encoding ABC transporter substrate binding protein, with translation MLNRLMRLVLALSVLALLAPSAFALEAAIVLSKRSDAQAAFAAALSREVSSSASVRLNDAGSTGESINEAALKRADIVIAVGAEAADAVADRSTTPILVALISSPNLRALQQRHPRAKLGGFVLDQPFARHIRLIRATNPKTARVGVLLGPQSAPMRSALAEAGARQGLTMSFEIIEDIDGLLPALERLLEASDAILAVPDPLAYSPSTARPILLTTYRYRKPLFGYSQAYVTAGAIASVYTAPEDAAHQVGEWLVSQQGAGHIDLPVAEAPRYFSVGVNRHVARSLLYPVPDESTLVEAIEKRRPH, from the coding sequence ATGCTGAACCGCTTGATGCGACTGGTCCTTGCCCTGTCGGTGCTGGCGCTGCTGGCTCCGTCGGCCTTCGCGCTCGAGGCGGCGATCGTCCTGTCGAAGCGGAGCGACGCCCAGGCCGCTTTCGCGGCCGCACTGAGCCGCGAAGTGTCGTCCTCGGCTTCTGTCCGTCTCAACGATGCCGGCAGCACCGGCGAATCGATCAACGAGGCGGCCCTGAAGCGTGCCGACATCGTGATCGCAGTGGGCGCGGAAGCGGCCGACGCAGTCGCCGATCGAAGCACGACCCCCATTCTGGTGGCGCTGATTTCGTCGCCCAACTTGCGGGCGCTGCAGCAACGCCATCCGCGCGCGAAGCTCGGCGGTTTCGTGCTCGACCAACCCTTCGCACGGCACATCCGCCTGATCCGCGCGACAAACCCGAAGACGGCGCGCGTGGGCGTACTGCTCGGACCGCAATCCGCGCCGATGCGCAGCGCACTTGCCGAAGCCGGCGCCCGCCAGGGGCTGACGATGAGCTTCGAGATCATCGAGGATATCGACGGCCTGCTGCCTGCGCTCGAACGCCTGCTCGAAGCTTCGGACGCAATACTCGCGGTGCCCGACCCGCTCGCCTACAGCCCCAGCACCGCGCGCCCGATCCTGCTCACCACCTACCGCTACCGCAAGCCGCTGTTCGGTTATTCGCAGGCCTACGTGACGGCCGGAGCGATCGCATCCGTCTACACCGCTCCGGAGGATGCCGCGCATCAGGTGGGCGAATGGCTCGTCTCGCAGCAAGGCGCGGGGCACATCGACCTTCCGGTGGCGGAGGCACCCCGGTATTTCAGTGTCGGGGTCAATCGCCACGTCGCCCGTTCGCTGCTGTACCCCGTTCCGGACGAATCGACCCTCGTCGAGGCGATCGAGAAGAGGAGGCCGCATTGA
- a CDS encoding ABC transporter ATP-binding protein, which translates to MFEIDDLKKGFGTAGARVLFEGLSLRVQRGECVAIMGESGVGKSTLLNCMAGLEPVDGGSIRLDGTELVGLDDDALAGLRRRSFGFVFQAFHILPHLDVAQNVALPLWLLDADDVEADSRALEMLERVGLLDRADGWPRELSGGELQRVAIARALVHRPSLVLADEPTGNLDPGRAAGVLDLLLECIRDAEAIGILVTHSRAAALRADRILRLTAGGLLPEAEGA; encoded by the coding sequence ATGTTCGAGATCGACGACTTGAAGAAGGGATTCGGGACGGCCGGAGCGCGCGTGCTCTTCGAGGGACTGTCGCTGCGCGTGCAGCGTGGCGAGTGCGTCGCGATCATGGGCGAGTCCGGGGTCGGCAAGTCGACGCTGCTCAACTGCATGGCGGGCCTGGAGCCGGTCGATGGCGGCAGCATCCGTCTCGACGGAACCGAACTCGTCGGACTCGACGACGACGCACTGGCCGGATTGCGCCGGCGCAGCTTCGGATTCGTGTTCCAGGCCTTCCACATCCTCCCGCACCTCGACGTGGCGCAGAACGTCGCCCTGCCGCTGTGGCTGCTCGACGCCGATGACGTCGAGGCGGATAGCCGCGCCCTGGAGATGCTGGAGCGGGTCGGACTCCTCGATCGTGCCGACGGCTGGCCGCGCGAGCTTTCCGGCGGCGAACTGCAGCGCGTCGCGATTGCCCGCGCGCTCGTGCATCGGCCATCGCTGGTGCTAGCCGACGAGCCGACCGGCAACCTCGATCCCGGCCGCGCGGCGGGCGTGCTCGACCTCCTCCTCGAGTGCATTCGCGACGCCGAGGCGATAGGCATCCTCGTGACGCACTCGCGTGCCGCAGCCTTGCGCGCCGACCGCATCCTGCGCCTGACCGCCGGCGGCCTGCTACCGGAGGCCGAGGGCGCGTGA
- the hpnC gene encoding squalene synthase HpnC: MPVDHYENFPVASLLLPARLREPVEAIYAFARTADDIADEGDMAPVARLARLNDYRIELNAIGAGQPPRDASLAPIFTRLAANVRAHRLPLRYFRDLLDAFSQDVGKTRYADFAELLDYCRRSANPVGRLLLHLYDAATPDNLRRSDLICTSLQLINFWQDIAIDWRKQRIYLPQADMARFGVDEAHIDSGRCDDAWRALMDFEVQRARAMMLEGAPLARQLPGRIGWELRLMVLGGLRILERIEKVGHDVFRHRPTLTRSDWPRLAWRAVYYPRIR; the protein is encoded by the coding sequence ATGCCCGTCGACCACTACGAAAACTTTCCTGTCGCGTCGCTCCTGCTTCCGGCCCGCCTGCGCGAGCCCGTGGAGGCGATCTACGCGTTCGCACGCACCGCCGACGACATCGCCGACGAGGGCGACATGGCCCCCGTTGCACGCCTCGCGCGGCTGAACGACTACCGCATCGAATTGAATGCGATCGGCGCCGGCCAGCCGCCGCGCGATGCCTCGCTCGCGCCGATCTTCACCCGCCTCGCGGCGAACGTCCGCGCCCACAGATTGCCACTGCGGTATTTCCGCGACCTGCTCGACGCCTTCAGCCAGGATGTCGGCAAGACACGCTACGCCGATTTCGCCGAACTGCTCGACTACTGCCGCCGCTCGGCGAACCCCGTCGGGCGGCTGCTGCTGCACCTCTATGACGCAGCGACGCCGGACAACCTGCGCCGCTCCGACCTGATCTGCACGAGCCTGCAGCTCATCAACTTCTGGCAGGACATCGCGATCGACTGGCGCAAGCAGCGCATCTACCTGCCACAGGCCGACATGGCGCGCTTCGGCGTTGACGAAGCCCACATCGACAGCGGGCGCTGCGACGATGCGTGGCGCGCCCTGATGGACTTCGAAGTGCAACGTGCGCGCGCGATGATGCTCGAAGGGGCGCCACTCGCAAGGCAACTGCCGGGACGCATCGGCTGGGAGCTGCGCCTGATGGTGCTGGGCGGCCTGCGCATCCTCGAACGCATCGAGAAGGTGGGTCACGACGTGTTCCGCCACCGCCCCACCCTCACCCGCAGCGACTGGCCGCGCCTCGCCTGGCGCGCCGTGTATTACCCGAGAATCCGATGA
- the hpnD gene encoding presqualene diphosphate synthase HpnD: MNPHDYCHDKAAKSGSSFYYSFMFLPPERRQAITALYAFCREVDDVVDDCHDVQVAQTKLDWWRKEVSQAYAGSPSHPVGFALKDVSARFNLPREQLLEIIDGMEMDLTQTRYLDFKGLQLYCYRVASVVGLLAAEIFGYRERQTLKYAHDLGMAFQLTNIIRDVGEDARRGRIYLPIEDLQRFKVPASQIMEGRHDDNFRALMAFQAERAEKFYDQALAQLPAADRKSQRPGLVMAAIYRTLLREIASDGFLVLDRRTSLTPVRKLWIAGKTWVRA, from the coding sequence ATGAATCCGCACGATTACTGTCACGACAAGGCTGCCAAGAGCGGCTCCAGCTTCTACTACAGCTTCATGTTCCTGCCGCCGGAGCGCCGCCAGGCCATCACGGCCCTGTATGCGTTCTGCCGCGAGGTGGATGACGTCGTCGACGACTGCCACGACGTGCAGGTCGCGCAGACCAAGCTCGACTGGTGGCGCAAGGAAGTTTCGCAGGCGTATGCGGGCTCCCCCAGCCATCCGGTCGGATTCGCGCTGAAGGACGTCAGCGCGCGCTTCAACCTGCCGCGCGAGCAGCTGCTCGAGATCATCGACGGCATGGAGATGGACCTCACGCAGACCCGCTACCTCGACTTCAAGGGCCTGCAGCTCTACTGCTACCGTGTCGCCAGCGTGGTCGGCCTCCTCGCCGCAGAGATCTTCGGCTACCGCGAGCGCCAGACGCTGAAGTACGCGCACGACCTCGGCATGGCTTTCCAGCTCACCAACATCATCCGCGATGTCGGCGAGGACGCGCGCCGCGGCCGCATCTACCTGCCGATCGAGGATCTGCAGCGTTTCAAGGTCCCGGCGAGCCAGATCATGGAAGGGCGCCACGACGACAACTTCCGCGCGCTGATGGCCTTCCAGGCCGAGCGCGCCGAGAAGTTCTACGACCAGGCGCTCGCCCAGCTTCCCGCTGCCGACCGCAAGAGCCAGCGCCCCGGCCTCGTGATGGCGGCGATCTACCGCACGCTGCTGCGCGAGATCGCCAGCGACGGCTTCCTCGTGCTCGACCGCCGCACCTCGCTGACGCCGGTGCGCAAGCTGTGGATCGCCGGCAAGACCTGGGTGCGCGCATGA
- a CDS encoding FtsX-like permease family protein: MSRVLGRIFVASLARRRLATALSLLAIALGVALGLAVQIIHGAALDEFGRGMRLLAGEADLQVVGSRDGFDDALYGRLALRDEVADASPVVELEARLPGHDRSLRILGIDALRVAHVHPALMPVPAEDRRDDGAVAALQPDALFLSPAARAEIGVAPGDRLNVLAGTRVVSLRVAGSVPGAGQGRALAVMDIAAVQQLFGRSGRITRIDLSVKPGVDVAAARSALAAGLPAGVDVLTPRAAEELAAGLSRAYRVNLTMLAAIALVTGGFLVFSTQFLAVARRRQEFAFLRALGLERGALMRGLLVEGAVVGLAGGLLGIALGHGFAAVAFDVAGGDLGAGYFSGVTPALRFDLPASGAYLLLGVFAGLAGAWLPAREARHMLPARALKSGDEASMFRFHPRPRSAAACLAGAAVLCLLPPLGGVPVFGYLAVALILVGAVLVLPMLVRGVTSVASRPRGALWRLANARLAAAPGQGVVAGAGVVASVALAVAMAIMVASFRDSVDRWLTAVLPADLYVSASPQGASGSLDPGALERIAALPGVSRTMPVRFDTLRLDDRHLPVTLIARPLDGGRLLPLVGLSVPPAAGERPAWVSEAMADLFALGAGDRLVLPLGGNPVAFRVAGVWRDYARQQGAVAIELADYRAATGDLVANDVGVFLAAGAPFDTVAAAVRDILGENAVTIASPGEIRARSLAIFDRTFLVTYAMEAVAVLIGLFGVSTSFAVLAIARRKEFGMLRHLGMTRREVGRLITLEGVLTAAAGTALGLVAGMAVAFVLIEVVNRQSFHWSMDLHVPFGGLLTFAGIVIALAGLAARVSGYRAMRGSAVLAVREDW; encoded by the coding sequence GTGAGCCGGGTTCTCGGCCGGATCTTCGTCGCCAGCCTCGCACGCCGTCGTCTCGCAACGGCGCTGTCGCTGCTCGCGATCGCACTCGGCGTCGCCCTCGGCCTGGCGGTGCAGATCATCCACGGCGCAGCACTCGACGAATTCGGCCGCGGCATGCGGCTTCTTGCCGGCGAGGCCGACCTGCAGGTGGTGGGATCGCGCGATGGCTTCGACGATGCGCTGTACGGCCGGCTCGCGCTGCGCGACGAGGTGGCCGATGCCAGCCCCGTCGTGGAGCTCGAAGCCCGCCTGCCGGGGCACGACCGTTCTCTGCGGATACTCGGCATCGACGCCCTGCGGGTCGCACATGTCCATCCGGCCCTGATGCCGGTGCCTGCCGAGGATCGGCGCGACGACGGCGCCGTGGCCGCGCTGCAGCCCGACGCGCTGTTCCTGAGCCCGGCGGCTCGGGCCGAAATCGGTGTCGCACCCGGCGACCGGCTGAACGTCCTTGCCGGCACGCGAGTCGTGTCGCTGCGCGTCGCCGGATCGGTACCGGGTGCGGGTCAGGGGCGGGCGCTGGCGGTCATGGATATTGCCGCCGTCCAGCAACTCTTCGGTCGATCGGGGCGCATCACGCGCATCGATCTGAGCGTGAAGCCGGGCGTCGACGTCGCGGCCGCACGCAGCGCACTCGCTGCCGGCCTGCCCGCGGGCGTCGACGTGCTCACCCCGCGTGCGGCAGAGGAACTGGCGGCCGGCCTCTCGCGTGCCTACCGCGTGAATCTCACGATGCTGGCCGCGATTGCCCTCGTCACCGGCGGGTTCCTCGTCTTTTCCACCCAGTTCCTCGCCGTTGCGCGCCGTCGGCAGGAATTCGCCTTCCTGCGCGCGCTGGGGCTGGAGCGCGGGGCGCTGATGCGTGGACTGCTCGTCGAAGGCGCCGTGGTCGGGCTCGCTGGCGGGCTGCTCGGGATCGCCCTCGGGCACGGCTTTGCCGCCGTCGCCTTCGATGTCGCCGGTGGCGATCTCGGCGCGGGCTACTTCAGCGGCGTGACCCCCGCGCTGCGCTTCGACCTGCCCGCGAGCGGCGCCTATCTCCTGCTGGGCGTTTTCGCCGGGCTCGCGGGGGCATGGCTGCCGGCGCGTGAGGCCCGGCACATGCTGCCGGCCCGCGCGCTCAAGTCCGGCGACGAGGCCAGCATGTTCCGCTTCCATCCGCGCCCGCGTAGCGCCGCAGCCTGCCTGGCGGGCGCCGCGGTGCTGTGCCTGCTGCCGCCGCTCGGCGGTGTCCCCGTATTCGGCTACCTCGCCGTCGCCCTCATCCTGGTCGGCGCCGTGCTGGTGTTGCCGATGCTCGTGCGGGGCGTTACAAGCGTCGCGTCCCGTCCGCGCGGGGCCTTGTGGAGGCTGGCGAACGCCCGGCTCGCGGCTGCGCCCGGGCAGGGCGTCGTCGCCGGCGCCGGGGTCGTCGCGAGCGTCGCGCTCGCCGTCGCGATGGCGATCATGGTCGCGTCCTTCCGCGACTCGGTCGATCGCTGGCTCACTGCCGTGCTGCCCGCCGATCTCTACGTCAGCGCCTCCCCGCAGGGGGCCAGCGGCTCCCTCGATCCTGGCGCGCTTGAGCGAATCGCAGCCCTTCCGGGCGTGTCGCGAACCATGCCGGTGCGCTTCGACACCCTGCGCCTCGACGACCGGCACCTCCCGGTGACCCTGATCGCGCGTCCGCTGGACGGCGGACGGCTGCTCCCGCTGGTCGGCCTGTCGGTGCCTCCCGCCGCGGGGGAGAGGCCTGCGTGGGTATCGGAGGCGATGGCCGACCTCTTCGCGCTCGGGGCCGGCGACCGCCTCGTCCTGCCGCTGGGCGGAAATCCGGTGGCCTTCCGCGTCGCCGGCGTGTGGCGCGACTACGCGCGACAGCAGGGCGCGGTCGCGATCGAGCTGGCGGACTACCGCGCGGCGACCGGCGACCTCGTCGCGAACGACGTCGGCGTCTTTCTCGCCGCGGGCGCTCCTTTCGACACGGTCGCCGCGGCGGTCCGCGACATCCTCGGCGAGAACGCGGTGACGATCGCGAGCCCCGGAGAGATTCGCGCCCGGAGTCTGGCGATCTTCGACCGCACCTTCCTGGTCACCTACGCGATGGAAGCGGTCGCCGTGCTCATCGGTCTGTTCGGCGTCAGCACCAGCTTTGCGGTGTTGGCGATCGCGCGGCGCAAGGAATTCGGCATGCTGCGCCATCTGGGGATGACGCGCCGCGAGGTCGGCCGGCTGATCACGCTCGAGGGCGTGCTCACGGCGGCGGCAGGCACCGCGCTCGGCCTGGTCGCGGGAATGGCGGTCGCGTTCGTCCTGATCGAAGTCGTCAATCGCCAGAGTTTCCACTGGAGTATGGATCTGCACGTTCCGTTCGGCGGGCTGCTGACTTTCGCCGGCATCGTGATCGCGCTCGCGGGGCTCGCGGCGCGCGTGTCCGGCTATCGGGCGATGCGCGGTTCGGCCGTGCTGGCGGTGCGGGAGGACTGGTGA
- the hpnE gene encoding hydroxysqualene dehydroxylase HpnE has protein sequence MNHPVAVIGAGYAGLACAVELARRGVQVTVFERSHTLGGRARVVVKDGWRVDNGQHILLGAYGELLRLLRVTGGSPKELAHLPLTLHTPGQLHLQAARLPAPLHLALGLLSAKGLGWGDRLAMLRLMRVLKKRRFRVDAGQSVAGLLHELRQPQRLVQLVWEPLCVAALNTPLAEASAQVFANVLRDSLGAGAAASELLIPRIDLSELFPVPAARYLAVRRGKLRTGTPVEAIHQVQGGFRLDGDPASRQVYAQVVLATAPHHATALLNSVGHCERLSAMIAALPSEPITTVYLALGPTVRLPYPMIGLARGPAQWAFDRGQLGGPQGLVACVISAHGPHDALSREDLLLAVHAQLEQELGLRLPPLEWSQVITEKRATFACRPGVSRPGAQTPVPGLWLAGDYLDSDYPATLESAVRSGINAASRVLRRIASTAA, from the coding sequence ATGAACCATCCGGTCGCGGTCATCGGCGCCGGCTACGCCGGCCTGGCGTGCGCGGTCGAACTCGCCCGGCGCGGCGTGCAGGTGACCGTGTTCGAGCGCTCGCACACGCTCGGCGGACGTGCGCGCGTGGTCGTGAAGGACGGCTGGCGCGTCGATAACGGCCAGCACATCCTGCTCGGTGCCTACGGCGAACTGCTGCGCCTGCTGCGCGTGACCGGCGGCTCGCCCAAGGAGCTCGCCCACCTGCCGCTCACGCTGCACACGCCGGGGCAGCTGCACCTACAGGCCGCCCGCCTGCCCGCCCCGCTGCACCTGGCGTTGGGCCTGCTGAGTGCCAAGGGCCTGGGCTGGGGCGACCGGCTCGCGATGCTGCGCCTGATGCGGGTGCTGAAGAAACGGCGCTTCCGCGTCGACGCCGGGCAAAGCGTGGCGGGGCTGCTGCATGAGCTGCGTCAGCCGCAACGCCTCGTGCAGCTAGTGTGGGAGCCGCTGTGCGTGGCCGCGCTGAACACGCCGCTCGCCGAGGCCTCGGCGCAGGTGTTCGCAAACGTGCTGCGCGACAGTCTGGGCGCCGGCGCGGCGGCGAGCGAACTGTTGATCCCGCGCATCGACCTGTCCGAACTCTTCCCCGTACCGGCAGCGCGCTACCTCGCCGTGCGGCGCGGCAAGCTGCGCACCGGAACGCCGGTCGAAGCGATCCATCAGGTGCAGGGCGGATTCCGGCTGGACGGCGACCCCGCGTCGCGGCAGGTCTATGCGCAGGTGGTGCTCGCGACGGCGCCGCACCACGCCACGGCCCTGCTGAATTCCGTCGGCCACTGCGAACGGCTGTCGGCGATGATCGCCGCGCTGCCAAGCGAGCCGATCACGACCGTCTACCTCGCGCTCGGGCCGACGGTGCGTCTGCCCTATCCGATGATCGGTCTCGCGCGCGGGCCGGCGCAGTGGGCCTTCGACCGCGGTCAGCTCGGCGGGCCGCAGGGCCTTGTCGCCTGCGTCATCAGCGCGCATGGTCCGCACGATGCGCTGTCCCGCGAAGACCTGCTGCTGGCCGTGCATGCGCAGCTCGAGCAGGAACTCGGCCTGCGCCTGCCGCCCCTCGAGTGGTCGCAGGTGATTACCGAAAAGCGTGCGACCTTCGCCTGCCGTCCCGGTGTCTCGCGCCCCGGCGCGCAGACGCCCGTGCCGGGGCTGTGGCTCGCGGGCGACTACCTCGATTCGGATTACCCGGCGACGCTGGAATCGGCGGTGCGCTCGGGAATCAATGCGGCCTCGCGCGTGCTGCGCCGCATCGCCAGCACGGCGGCCTGA
- a CDS encoding carotenoid 1,2-hydratase — translation MGCGWIWRVLAFAVCGALAAPAAKAGPEYPPVLPGTVLRFPTDGGAHPDFRTEWWYVTGWITDERGVDRGFQVTFFRVRTGIGEDNPSRFAPRQLVLAHAAIADPAAGRLLHAERSERALDPLAGADIGATRVWIRDWQLAWTQDHYRSRVDAGSFAFDLRFDPSGPPVLNGDHGFSQKAADPKHASHYYSRPQLAVSGSLRVDGATVPVTGRAWLDHEWSSELLPEGARGWDWIGINLHDGGSLMAFRMRDERGAALWSAGTLRAAGGETRVLRPGQVAFTPQRRWRSPRTGAEYAVEWLIDIDGRRLELRPLMDDQELDSRRSTGAVYWEGAVRLFESGREIGRGYLEMTGYAERLRM, via the coding sequence ATGGGCTGCGGGTGGATCTGGCGTGTCCTTGCGTTCGCCGTGTGCGGCGCGCTTGCTGCGCCAGCGGCGAAGGCTGGTCCCGAGTATCCGCCCGTGCTGCCCGGGACGGTGCTGCGCTTTCCCACGGATGGCGGCGCCCATCCGGACTTCCGTACCGAATGGTGGTACGTCACCGGGTGGATCACCGACGAACGGGGCGTCGACCGTGGCTTCCAGGTCACCTTCTTCCGCGTCCGCACGGGGATCGGGGAAGACAACCCGAGCCGTTTCGCACCGCGCCAGCTCGTGCTCGCCCATGCGGCGATCGCCGATCCCGCCGCCGGGCGCCTCCTTCACGCCGAACGCAGCGAACGCGCGCTCGATCCGCTTGCCGGCGCCGATATCGGCGCGACGCGGGTATGGATCCGCGACTGGCAGCTCGCATGGACGCAGGATCACTATCGCAGCCGCGTCGATGCCGGATCCTTCGCCTTCGATCTGCGTTTCGACCCGTCTGGCCCGCCCGTCCTCAACGGCGACCACGGCTTCAGCCAGAAGGCCGCCGACCCGAAGCACGCGAGCCATTACTACAGCCGCCCGCAGCTCGCGGTCAGCGGTTCGCTGCGTGTGGATGGAGCGACCGTCCCGGTGACGGGCCGGGCCTGGCTGGACCACGAGTGGTCCAGCGAACTGCTGCCCGAGGGCGCGCGCGGCTGGGACTGGATCGGCATCAACCTCCACGACGGCGGCTCGCTGATGGCCTTCCGCATGCGCGACGAGCGCGGCGCGGCCCTGTGGTCTGCCGGCACGCTTCGCGCCGCGGGAGGCGAAACCCGCGTCCTGCGCCCCGGGCAGGTCGCCTTCACGCCCCAGCGGCGCTGGCGCTCGCCCCGCACGGGCGCCGAGTACGCCGTCGAGTGGCTCATCGACATCGACGGCCGTCGGCTGGAGCTGCGCCCGCTGATGGACGACCAGGAGCTCGACAGCCGCCGCTCGACCGGTGCCGTGTATTGGGAGGGTGCCGTGCGGCTGTTCGAATCGGGCCGCGAAATCGGTCGCGGCTACCTCGAGATGACCGGCTACGCCGAACGCCTGCGGATGTGA